CGTCCACCGCGATGATCCCGCCGCGGATGATCTCGGCGGCGAACGCGGCCTGGTGCAGCCCGAGGCCGAGCACCGCGGCGCCGAGTGCGCTGAGCACGCCGACGGTCTCGACGTCGCCGAAGGTCGGGCCGAACGGGATGCCGATCCCGAACCGCTTGTACAGGTAGGAGAGGTTGAACCAGAACACCAGCTGGACGATCAGCGGGATCGAGCGGAACACCCAGACGTACGCCCAGGCGATGGCGCGCAGGATCGCACTGCGGGACAGCCGCATCGCGGCCACCCCGGCGCCGAGCAGGAAGCCCAGCACCGTGCCGTAGGCGGTGAGTTCGAGGGTCCGGCCGATCGCCCGGAGGATCGTCTCGGCGGTGAAGTAGACCCGGAAGGTGGCCCAGTCCCAGCCGGGGTTGGTGGCCAGGCCGTGGGCGAACTGGGCGAGGACGACCAGGGCGGCGGCCCCGGCCGCCCAGCGCCAGGGGTGCCGGGCGGGGACGGTCCGCAGGCCGTCCAGGGCGTCGAGGTCGACGGCGGCCGCGCCGGCGGCCGTGGCCTCGGGTCTCGGACGGGCGGGGGCGGACGGTACGTGGGTGCTGACGGTCATCGGAACTCCTTCACGCGTGCTCGGGCGGGCTGATCTGCGACTCCTTGATCGCCGAGTCGGCGACCCCCCACTTGCGCAGGATCCGCTCGTACGTCCCGTCCTTGATCAGCTGGTTGACCGCCGCCTGGAAGGCCGGGGTGAGCTTCGAGCCCTTCTTGAAGGCGAAGCCGACGTCCAGGCGGTGGAACTCGCCGAGGAAGCGGGTGCCGGAGGCCTCCTGCGCGGCCTGGTGGCGCAGGCCGTTGATGGTGGACATCTCGATGTCCACCCGCCCCTGCTGGAGGCCGGTCAGCAGCGCGCCGCTCTCACTGAACGCCTTGACCTCGTACGGCTTCTTCCCCGCGTCGGTGCAGACGTTCCGGCGGCTGTTGAGGGTGGTCTCGAAGGTGGTGCCGGCCCCGGTGCCGACCGTCAGGCCGCACAGCTGGACCAGGTCGGTGATCGGCTGGATCGCGGTGTTGTCCTTCTTCACCGCGAAGCCCTGGCCGTCGTCGATGTAGGTGACGAAGTCGATGGTCTTCAGCCGGGCCGTGGTGACCCCGAAGTTGCCGGTGCCGACGTCGAACTTCCCGCTGTCCAGGGCCGGGAGGATGGTCTCGAACGCGGCCTCCTGGCGCTGCACGGTCAGGCCGAGCACCTTGGCCACCGCGTCGGAGAAGTCCACGTCGATCCCGGCGGGCTTCTTGCTGACCTGGTCGGCGTAGAACGCGCTGGGCGGCGCGCCGAAGGACGAACCGAACGTGAGCGTGCCGGCCTTGCGGACCTCCTCCGGCAGCAGGGCGGCGGCGGTCTCCGACTTCGCCAGGCCGGAGACGACGTCCTCGGTGGCGGTGGCGGCCGGGCCGCCCGCCCCCGCCGCACCCGCGATCTTCGGGTCCGAGCCGCAGGCGGCCAGCGCCAGGACCGGCAGCAGGGCGGTGGCCGCGAGCAGGCGGCGGCGGACGGTGGTGGCTCTCACGGGGTGCCTTTCGGACGGCTTTCAGGGAGCGGGACTTCAGGGAGCAGGACTTCAGGGAGCTTCAGGGGACGAGGGCGGGCAGTCGCTTCTCGAAGGGCAGCGAGCCGATGGTCAGGGGGTCGGCGGTGAGGTCGAACAGCGGCGTGTAGCCGGCCGCCAGGTAGAGGCCCCTGGCCTCGGGCTGGCGCGGGCCGGTGGTGAGGTGGAAGCGGGTGTAGCCGGCCGCGGCCGCCGTCCGCTCCAGCTCGGCCAGCACCCGGCGGGCCAGGCCGCGGCGGCGGTGGGCCGAGTGCGTCCAGACCCGCTTCACCTCGGCGGTGCGCTCGTCGTACCGCTTGTACGCACCGCCGGCCACCGGCTCGCCGTCCTCCAGCAGGAGCAGCAGCACGCCGTGCGGCTCGGCGAAGGCCTCGGCCGGGTAGCGGGTCATCTCCCGGTACCCCTTCGGGCCGTACCGGGTGACGTACTCGTGGGTGAGCTCGCGCAGCAGCGGTTCGACCAGCGGGTCGTCGATGGCCACCCGGCGGAACCCGGTCAGCGGTGCTGCGCTCACGCCTGCACCGCGATCAGCTGGTGGCGGTCGCGCTCGGCCCGCTCCTCCCGGGCCGCGCGCTCGGCCTCGGCCTTGGCGGCGTCCCGCTTGGCGACCTCCTCGCGGACGATCGGGATGACGTACCGGCCGAAGTCGATGGCGTCGTCCAACAGGTGGTAGCCGCGCGCGGAGAGGATGTCCACGCCCAGGTCGTAGTAGTCGAGCAGCGCCTGGGCGACCGTCTCCGGGGTGCCGACCAGGGCGTTGGAGTTGCCCGCCCCGCCGGTGGCCGCGGCGGTCGGGGTCCACAGCGCGCGGTCGTAGCGCTCGCCGGCCTCGGCGATCTCGATCAGCCGCCGGGAGCCGGTGTTTTCGGGTGTCACAGTCTCGGGGGTCTCCGGGCGGTCGGCGCCCCGGCGGGCCCGGATCGCGGCCACCGTCCGGTGCGCCTTCTCCCAGGCCAGCTCCTCGGTCGGCGCGATGATCGGCCGGAACGCCACCTGGATCCGCGGCACGTCGGTCCGTCCGGCGGCCCGCGCCGCCTCCTTCACCCGCTCGATCTGCTCGGCGGTGCGGGCCAGCGGCTCGCCCCAGAGGCAGTAGATGTCCGCCTCGGCGCCGCCGGCCGCGTAGGCCGCGTCCGAGGAGCCGCCGAAGGAGACCGCCGGGCGCGGCTGCTGCACCGGGAAGACGTCCGAGACGAAGTCGTTGAAGCGGTAGTGCGGGCCCTCGTGGTCGAAGGGCTCGTGGCTGGTCCAGGCCCGCTTCACGATGCCGATGTACTCGCGGGTGCGCTCGTAGCGCTGGTCCTTGGTGAGGAAGTCGCCCTCGCGCTGCTGCTCGTGGTCGTTGCCGCCGGTGATGAA
The genomic region above belongs to Streptomyces sp. 1331.2 and contains:
- a CDS encoding amino acid ABC transporter permease, coding for MTVSTHVPSAPARPRPEATAAGAAAVDLDALDGLRTVPARHPWRWAAGAAALVVLAQFAHGLATNPGWDWATFRVYFTAETILRAIGRTLELTAYGTVLGFLLGAGVAAMRLSRSAILRAIAWAYVWVFRSIPLIVQLVFWFNLSYLYKRFGIGIPFGPTFGDVETVGVLSALGAAVLGLGLHQAAFAAEIIRGGIIAVDAGQREAAAALGIPRWRQAWRIVLPQAMRGILPAAANEVISLLKGTSVVYVMAIGELFYQAQVIYGRTGRVVPLLMVATVWYVVLTTVLSIGQYYVERYFARGAQHTPPPTPLQRLRAFARTAAARTTGGQP
- a CDS encoding ABC transporter substrate-binding protein, giving the protein MRATTVRRRLLAATALLPVLALAACGSDPKIAGAAGAGGPAATATEDVVSGLAKSETAAALLPEEVRKAGTLTFGSSFGAPPSAFYADQVSKKPAGIDVDFSDAVAKVLGLTVQRQEAAFETILPALDSGKFDVGTGNFGVTTARLKTIDFVTYIDDGQGFAVKKDNTAIQPITDLVQLCGLTVGTGAGTTFETTLNSRRNVCTDAGKKPYEVKAFSESGALLTGLQQGRVDIEMSTINGLRHQAAQEASGTRFLGEFHRLDVGFAFKKGSKLTPAFQAAVNQLIKDGTYERILRKWGVADSAIKESQISPPEHA
- a CDS encoding GNAT family N-acetyltransferase, encoding MSAAPLTGFRRVAIDDPLVEPLLRELTHEYVTRYGPKGYREMTRYPAEAFAEPHGVLLLLLEDGEPVAGGAYKRYDERTAEVKRVWTHSAHRRRGLARRVLAELERTAAAAGYTRFHLTTGPRQPEARGLYLAAGYTPLFDLTADPLTIGSLPFEKRLPALVP
- a CDS encoding LLM class flavin-dependent oxidoreductase translates to MPVEFLGIAATGDGSETTARTTAAFDRDYTLRLARAHEDHGWDRVLFAYGAGAPEPAAAAAFLASHLDRLQILLAHRPNVSYPTFAAKTFATLDRISDGRLTVHFITGGNDHEQQREGDFLTKDQRYERTREYIGIVKRAWTSHEPFDHEGPHYRFNDFVSDVFPVQQPRPAVSFGGSSDAAYAAGGAEADIYCLWGEPLARTAEQIERVKEAARAAGRTDVPRIQVAFRPIIAPTEELAWEKAHRTVAAIRARRGADRPETPETVTPENTGSRRLIEIAEAGERYDRALWTPTAAATGGAGNSNALVGTPETVAQALLDYYDLGVDILSARGYHLLDDAIDFGRYVIPIVREEVAKRDAAKAEAERAAREERAERDRHQLIAVQA